The genomic window TTACAAGGGAGAGAAAGAAGCTTTTGTTATATTTATGAAAGATATATTTAAAGGTAGCCGCATTAGAGAAAATGTCTTCCAGTTGTTGGCAGATACCTTTTCCGATTATGGTGGAATGTACCGCGATTTTGCAAAGGTCGAGACTATTCTTGGAAGTTCTTCAGAAACATTTAAGCTGTATTTTAACGAAAACTTGAAAGGTCTGCTAACCTGGCAAGTGCCGAATAAATATACCATAAATTATCATGACAAAGAACTTAAACATCACTCTCTTGGACAACGCGCATCTGCATTAATCCTTTTTGTTCTTAGTCAGAAGGAGAATGACGTTATCGTTATTGACCAACCGGAAGATGATCTTGATAATCAAACGATTTATGAGGATGTCATCAAATTGATTCGTAGAATGAAATGCGGCACTCAGTTTATATTTGCAACCCACAACGCGAATCTCCCTGTCCTTGGTGATGCCGAACAGATTCATGCTTGTCGTTACTCTGATGAAAGCATACAACTGAAAACTGGCAGCATTGACAATCAGGACTTGCAAAATGAAATCATTAACATCATGGAAGGCGGTGAAGAGGCGTTTCACCGACGCAAGGAGATATATCAACTATGGAACCCACAGAGCTTTTAGAAATCGTTGGCCGTGACGAAGACAGCAATAATCAGTTCAAGGCGAATTTTCATAATGTTGACTCGCTGGCTGCTGAAATGGTTGCCTTTAGCAACAGCGGTGGAGGGCGGATTTTTATAGGCATTACTAATGACGGGAGAATTACAGGATTAACGCGCCCGGATATGGGGCGGCTTAATCAGCTTGTTTCCAATGCGGCTTCGCAGTCTGTACGCCCTCCTATTAATCCCCAGACTGAAAATGTGTCATTACCCGACGGGTTGGTCATGGTGGTTACCATACAGAAGGGTATCAGTAAACCTTATATGGATAATACCGGCGCAATCTGGGTAAAAAGTGGGTCTGATAAACGCAGGGTAACGTCTCGTGAAGAAATACAGCGGATGTATCAAAACGCGGGTCTTATTCATGGAGACGAAGTCCCTGCAAATGGAATGACTATAGGCGATCTGGATATGGATTATTTCCGGAGCTTTTTTAAGAAGCAGTATGGTGAATCTCTTGAGGAACAGAATTTGCCATTGAATACCATTCTTGAAAATATGAATCTTCTGAAGGATGGTGTTCTGAAAGTTGCCGGTGCGCTGCTGTTTGCCAGAAGACAGGAATTTTACCTGCCTGCCTTTTGTGTTAAGTGTGTGACATATCCGGGAGATGATATCCATGCTTCAGAATACCGGGATAGCGAAGATATTACCGGCAAACTGGAGGAAGTATTCAACCGTTCGCTCGGTTTTATTACCAGAAACTTACGCCATATTCAGTATGACCAGAATGTGAACTCACCTGGTAGACTTGAAATTCCGAAAATCACCCTTGAGGAACTGCTAACAAATGCTTTGGTGCACCGTGATTATTTCGTTCTTGCGCCAGTTCGCATTTTCATCTTTAACAATCGCATTGAAATAATCAGTCCGGGGCATCTGCCAAATAACCTAACTATAGAGAATATCAAGAAAGGGAACTCGAATATCAGAAACCCAATCCTGACATCATTTGCAACGAAAATTCTGCCTTATCGTGGTTTAGGAAATGGTATTAGAAGGGCGATAAAGGAGTATAGTGACATCGAATTTGAAGATGACCAAGCGGGAAATGCCTTTAGGGTTATCATTCGCAGGTCATCTGATAAGTAGGTTTTAAGTGTGGAAGATTCAACTATTCGAAAAATTTGAATAGTTCAAATGGTGAAGGAATTGGTTTATAGTATTACTCCATAAAAACTTCTTTTTTCTGTAATGTTTTCTTTGTGATCTTTGTATAAAACTTTGCGTTCTTTGTGGTTGAACTTTTTTGGTTGCAACTGTGCTGCGTTATAATATTACTGTGTAAAAGCTTCTTTTTTTTGTAAGTTTTTTCACAAACCCCTTTCAGGAGGTACCGTTTTTTTATGAGTGAAAGATTGCTTCGCTTCACTCGCAATGACAACATGCAGTGTACCATCAAAGTGCATGGTCGCTGTCATTGCGAGGGGCCTTTTCCGAAGCAATCTCCCCGCTTTCACAATGGAGAATTGGTTGCGGCCTTGCTGCGCTATAGTATTACTGTATAAAAACTTCTTTTTTCTGTGAGTTTTTTCACAAACCCCTTTCAGGAAGTACCGTTTTTTTATGAGTGAAAGATTGCTTCGCTTCACTCGCAATGACAACATGCAGTGTACCATCAAAATGCATGGCCGGTGTCATTGCGAGGGCCTTTTCCGAAGCAATCTCCCCGCTTTCATAAAGGAAATTTGGTTGCGGCTGTGCCGCGCTATGATATGCAGATGTAATAATTCTAAAAGACAGGAGGTGTAAAATGTTGTCAGTTAAAGGTACTTATAAGGATGGAAAGGTGATTATTCAACAGGAGATAAAAACTGAAAAACCGATTAATGTGATAGTCACTTTTTTGGAAGAGGTAAAGACGCCTGGTGTAAGAAGACTTGACATAAACAAGTTCTCATTCAAAAAGGCAAGGAAGTTGTTGGAAGGTTATAAAGGGTCGTTAAGTGATGCGATCATAGAAGAGCGCAGGAGCGCTGTATGAAGACTTTTCTGGATACTTCTTCTCTCATTAAGCTTTATCATCAGGAAGAAGGGGCTGATTTTGTAATGGATGCCCTTTCCAACGATATCGAAGAAATACTCCTCTCAGAGCTTGCCGTTTTGGAATTCCGTTCTGCCTTATGGAAGAAGATAAGGGAAAAGGAGATAGAGGAGAAGGTAGCCATCGAAGTTATTCAATGTTTCCAAAAAGACAGGGATAACTTCCAATGAATATTGTTGCAATCTGATATTGTCGAATCGGCTTCGTACTTACTGATGAAATACGGCAACCGTGGTTTAAGAACGTTAGATTCCCTGCAATTAGCAACAGCATTAACTTTGAGGGAAGAGAAATGTATTTTTTTTACCTCCGATAAGTTATTGCGGACTTTGTTTGCAGAAGAACAGCTTAAAGTTTTATAAAGGTTCGCTGTACGTTGAGCAAAATTACCGAAAGCGATATTGAACAATATACCATTGAGGAATTAAAAACCCTGGGCTTTCAGTTCCTTCACGGGCCAGATATTGCTCCCGATGGTGAGTTTCCCGAACGGCAGGCTTATAGTGACATTGTTTTGGTGGGCAGGCTTAGGGCTGCCATTCAAAGGCTTAATCCAAACATCCCTGCGGGTGCCAGGGAACAGGCACTTCGTGAAGTGCAGCGTATAAATTCACCTGAATTGCTTACCAATAATGAGTCATTTCACCATTTCCTTACCGATGGTGTTCCAGTTACTTATCGTTCTCCTCTCCCTCTGGGAGAGGTTGGGAGAGGGTCTGATGAAAAATCAGATTACGTCTGGCTCATCGATTTTAACAATCCTCTCAACAATGAATTTCTGATGGTCAATCAGTACACGGTCATTGAGAACAACCAGAACAAACGGCCTGATATTTTACTCTTTGTCAATGGCATTCCCTTAGTGCTGATTGAATTAAAAAATCCAGCAGATGAAAATGCTACCATCAAAAAGGCCTTTGACCAGATACAAACCTACAAGGCGACTATTCCAAGTCTTTTTACCTTCAACGCCTTTTGTGTTATTTCTGATGGTCACGAATGCAAGGCTGGCAGCACTTCGGCGGGTTACAATCGTTTTATGGCATGGAAGCTTGCAAACGGCAAAAAAGAGGTTTCAAAGTTTGTACCGGAGTTAGAAATCCTCATACAAGGGATGCTAAATCCCATCACCTTATTAGACCTTGTTCGCAACTTCATCGTATTTGAAAAATCTATTTCTACGAAACCCTCACCCTTACATCCCTCTCCCAGTGGGAGAGGGAACGCGGGAGAGGGTTCTGTCTTACAGATTGAAACGGTGAAGAAGGTGGCAGCCTATCATCAATATTATGCGGTCAATAAGGCTATCGAAAGTACCCTGCGGGCGGCAGGGTACTTTCAACCCTCCCTCAGTCCCTCCCAAAAGGAGGGAATCAATGCCTCTCCCTTTGTGAGAGATACAAGAGAGGGTGTTTGTAGAGAGAGTCATTATAGAGGTGGTTTGGTGTTTTCCGGGTTACTCAATAAGGCAAAAGAGTTAAGAAAAAAACAAACTCCGGCGGAAGAAGTGTTTTGGCAATTAGTGCGCGACAAAAAATTCTTTGGTCTAAA from Candidatus Brocadia sp. includes these protein-coding regions:
- a CDS encoding putative DNA binding domain-containing protein, with translation MEPTELLEIVGRDEDSNNQFKANFHNVDSLAAEMVAFSNSGGGRIFIGITNDGRITGLTRPDMGRLNQLVSNAASQSVRPPINPQTENVSLPDGLVMVVTIQKGISKPYMDNTGAIWVKSGSDKRRVTSREEIQRMYQNAGLIHGDEVPANGMTIGDLDMDYFRSFFKKQYGESLEEQNLPLNTILENMNLLKDGVLKVAGALLFARRQEFYLPAFCVKCVTYPGDDIHASEYRDSEDITGKLEEVFNRSLGFITRNLRHIQYDQNVNSPGRLEIPKITLEELLTNALVHRDYFVLAPVRIFIFNNRIEIISPGHLPNNLTIENIKKGNSNIRNPILTSFATKILPYRGLGNGIRRAIKEYSDIEFEDDQAGNAFRVIIRRSSDK
- a CDS encoding type II toxin-antitoxin system VapC family toxin — translated: MKTFLDTSSLIKLYHQEEGADFVMDALSNDIEEILLSELAVLEFRSALWKKIREKEIEEKVAIEVIQCFQKDRDNFQ